From the genome of Grus americana isolate bGruAme1 chromosome 9, bGruAme1.mat, whole genome shotgun sequence, one region includes:
- the PCCB gene encoding propionyl-CoA carboxylase beta chain, mitochondrial isoform X2 — translation MFVEHRCSDFGMDSDKNKYPGDSVVTGRGRINGRLAYVFSQDFTVFGGSLSGAHAQKICKVMDQAAMVGAPVIGLNDSGGARIQEGVESLAGYADIFLRNVLCSGVVPQISLIMGPCAGGAVYSPALTDFTFMVKDTSYLFITGPDVVKSVTNEDVTQEQLGGAKTHTAVSGVAHRAFENDIDALLNLREFFNYLPLSNRDPAPVRECHDPSDRLVPELDTVVPIESTKAYDMLDIIHSIADEREFFEIMPSYARNIVVGFARMNGRTVGIVGNQPKVASGCLDINSSVKGARFVRFCDAFNIPLITFVDVPGFLPGTAQEYGGIIRHGAKLLFAFAEATVPKITIITRKAYGGAYDVMSSKHLRGDVNYAWPTAEVAVMGAKGAVQIIFRGKEADAEAEYVDKFANPFPAAMRGFVDDIIQPSSTRMRICHDLDVLASKTQSSPWKKHANIPL, via the exons tatCCAGGAGACAGCGTGGTGACTGGCCGCGGACGGATTAATGGGAGACTGGCTTATGTTTTCAGTCAG GATTTTACTGTATTTGGAGGTAGTTTATCTGGAGCTCATGCCCAGAAGATCTGTAAG GTCATGGATCAAGCTGCCATGGTTGGAGCACCTGTGATTGGGCTGAATGATTCTGGAGGAGCCCGTATCCAGGAGGGAGTGGAGTCCTTGGCGGGCTATGCAGATATATTTTTG AGAAATGTTCTGTGTTCCGGGGTAGTTCCACAGATCTCCCTCATTATGGGTCCTTGTGCTGGTGGAGCTGTGTATTCACCTGCTTTAACTGATTTCACATTCATGGTGAAG gATACATCCTACCTATTCATCACTGGCCCAGATGTAGTTAAGTCTGTTACCAATGAAGATGTCACCCAAGAGCAGCTTGGGGGTGCGAAGACACACACTGCTGTATCTG GAGTCGCGCACAGAGCCTTTGAGAACGATATAGATGCTTTACTTAATCTCCGAGAGTTCTTTAATTATTTACCTCTTAGCAACCGAGATCCAGCACCGGTCCGTGAATGCCATGATCCCAG CGACCGTTTGGTTCCTGAGCTGGACACAGTTGTACCAATTGAATCTACTAAAGCCTACGATATGCTGGACATCATACACTCC ATTGCTGATGAAAGGGAATTCTTTGAGATCATGCCTTCCTATGCCAGAAACATTGTTGTTGGATTTGCCAGGATGAACGGACGAACTGTTGGGATAGTAGGCAACCAACCCAAAGTAGCATCAG GGTGCTTAGATAtaaattcttctgtgaaagGAGCCCGCTTTGTTCGGTTCTGTGATGCGTTCAACATACCTCTGATTACTTTTGTGGATGTTCCTGGATTTTTGCCAG GTACAGCTCAGGAGTATGGTGGAATCATACGTCACGGTGCCAAACTACTGTTTGCCTTTGCAGAAGCAACTGTGCCTAAAATTACTATCATCACCAGAAAA GCCTATGGGGGTGCCTATGATGTGATGAGCTCAAAGCATTTAAGAGGAGATGTGAATTATGCCTGGCCTACCGCAGAGGTGGCAGTGATGGGTGCAAAG GGTGCTGTCCAGatcattttcagaggaaaagaggCAGATGCAGAGGCAGAATACGTGGATAAGTTTGCAAACCCCTTTCCGGCAGCCATGAGAG gGTTTGTTGATGATATCATCCAACCTTCGAGCACCCGCATGCGCATCTGCCACGACCTAGATGTGCTGGCTAGTAAAACACAGTCCAGTCCGTGGAAGAAACATGCTAATATCCCACTGTGA